A genomic window from Dehalococcoidia bacterium includes:
- a CDS encoding methylenetetrahydrofolate reductase translates to MSRFRDALTAGRFVVTVELNPPKGTDLSEMLSKAQALRGMVDAFNLTDCTGARMAMAPIAPARFLLDHGLEPILQITGRDRNRIAIQAELLAAAALGIHNIAVMSGDPPGTGDHPEAKAVFDLEAIGILKAASALMEGHDLAGNPLKGAPQFHLGAVVNPGAKDLDKELQRLEEKIAAGARFFQTQAIYEPDKFSTFMKRVEHYRLPFLAGIIVLKSAAMARNLNQNLPGVFIPEPLIAELEKAPDRTAASIALAARIIRAVRPLCQGVHIMAIGWERHIPSILAQAGLAPVAP, encoded by the coding sequence ATGAGCCGTTTCCGTGATGCGCTGACCGCAGGACGCTTCGTCGTCACGGTAGAACTCAATCCCCCTAAAGGCACAGACCTTTCCGAGATGCTTAGCAAGGCCCAAGCCCTGCGGGGAATGGTAGACGCCTTCAACCTGACCGATTGCACCGGGGCACGCATGGCTATGGCCCCCATCGCCCCCGCCCGCTTTTTGTTGGACCACGGCCTAGAGCCGATCCTGCAAATCACCGGGCGCGACCGCAACCGCATCGCTATCCAGGCTGAATTGCTGGCGGCAGCGGCTTTAGGCATCCACAACATCGCCGTCATGAGCGGTGACCCGCCAGGTACGGGCGACCACCCCGAGGCAAAGGCCGTCTTTGACCTGGAGGCCATCGGCATCCTGAAGGCGGCTTCAGCCCTTATGGAGGGGCACGATTTGGCGGGCAATCCCCTCAAAGGGGCACCCCAGTTCCACCTGGGGGCGGTGGTCAACCCTGGGGCTAAAGACCTGGACAAGGAACTCCAACGCCTAGAGGAGAAAATCGCCGCCGGCGCCCGCTTCTTCCAAACGCAAGCCATCTACGAGCCCGATAAGTTCAGCACCTTTATGAAGCGGGTGGAGCACTACCGCCTGCCCTTCCTGGCGGGCATCATCGTGCTCAAGTCGGCGGCTATGGCCCGTAATCTCAATCAGAACCTCCCCGGCGTGTTCATCCCCGAGCCCCTCATCGCCGAACTGGAGAAGGCCCCCGACCGCACCGCCGCGAGCATCGCCCTGGCGGCACGCATCATTCGTGCAGTGCGCCCCCTCTGCCAGGGGGTGCACATTATGGCCATCGGATGGGAGCGCCACATCCCCTCCATTCTGGCCCAAGCGGGCCTGGCCCCCGTCGCCCCGTGA
- a CDS encoding enoyl-CoA hydratase-related protein has product MPYETLLYQQEGMLGVLSLNRPHRLNALSRQLVQELDAFFSEVERKRDVRVLILRGEGRSFCAGADIKEMAEEEPGVALPRATTRIATRLENLPCITIAAVHGYAVGGGCELAMACDLRVASEDAQFGQPEVKLGILPGAGGTQRLPRLIGIGRAKELMYIGDFIDARTALAWGLVNRVVPAERLMDEAKALAQVLLQRPPLALALIKSCVQVGMQMDLYSALEYEARCSTILHASEDRKEGMRAFVEKRPPVFKGR; this is encoded by the coding sequence ATGCCCTACGAAACTTTGCTGTACCAGCAGGAGGGGATGCTGGGAGTGTTATCCCTGAACCGTCCCCATCGCCTGAATGCTTTGAGTCGGCAACTGGTGCAGGAGTTGGACGCCTTTTTCAGCGAGGTGGAGCGCAAACGGGACGTGCGGGTGCTTATTCTGAGAGGGGAGGGGCGTTCCTTCTGTGCGGGAGCAGATATCAAGGAGATGGCCGAGGAGGAGCCAGGGGTTGCCTTACCCCGCGCTACTACCCGCATCGCCACCCGCTTGGAGAACCTGCCTTGTATCACCATTGCGGCCGTGCACGGGTATGCAGTGGGAGGGGGCTGTGAACTGGCCATGGCGTGTGACCTGCGTGTCGCCTCGGAGGATGCCCAGTTCGGCCAGCCGGAGGTGAAGTTGGGCATTTTGCCCGGCGCAGGGGGGACGCAACGCCTCCCCCGTCTTATTGGCATCGGGCGGGCGAAGGAGCTGATGTATATTGGGGACTTCATTGACGCGCGCACCGCCCTGGCGTGGGGTCTGGTGAACCGCGTCGTCCCTGCGGAGCGCCTCATGGACGAGGCCAAGGCGCTGGCCCAGGTGCTCTTGCAGCGGCCTCCGCTGGCTTTGGCGCTGATCAAGTCCTGTGTGCAGGTGGGGATGCAGATGGACCTGTACTCGGCCCTGGAGTATGAGGCGCGGTGCTCCACCATCTTGCACGCCTCGGAGGACCGCAAGGAGGGGATGCGTGCCTTTGTGGAGAAGCGTCCCCCCGTGTTCAAGGGGCGGTAG
- the uvrC gene encoding excinuclease ABC subunit UvrC, producing METPTPALQERLKALPDRPGVYMFLDARGQVLYVGKAARLRDRGRAYCADSADHPPKIRRMLARAADLEVILTHSESEALLLENTLIKRHRPPYNTRLRDDKTYPYIRIDLQEDFPLVYFTRKVHADGALYFGPYASAGSVRRTLDLLKRLFPYRSCTKTITGTDPRPCLEYFIHRCAAPCTGYISREGYREIIQQVIQFLQGKAEEVLRRLHQQMREAAERWDFERAAGLRDQIRAIQQVLEEQKVVSLKREDMDIIALAHEHAQARAEVFFIRQGKLVERDHFSLEGTQDEPPAQVLAHFLLQFYQAATFIPPLVVVPCLPQDANLIAQTLTAKRGAPVRLMVPKRGAKKRLLDMATENAQEGLRLQQARALADQDALQKALAEVQEALNLPRLPVRIECYDISNIRGTDAVGSMVVFVHGKPHRAHYRRFKVRTVQGIDDYAMLREVLRRRFTRLAEAYRKAPHLFAPGNTPPDQEAWGIVPDLVVVDGGKGHLSVAQEVFLALGLSTDFIPLAALAKEREELFVPHAPEPILLPRGSQGLFLVQRLRDEAHRFAVSYHQRLRSKRQTSSVLDTVPGIGPKRKRLLLRTFGSLKAIKDAPVERIAALPGMTWALAQRLKESL from the coding sequence ATGGAGACCCCCACCCCTGCCCTCCAGGAGCGCCTCAAGGCTTTACCTGACCGTCCCGGCGTCTACATGTTCCTCGACGCACGCGGCCAGGTGCTCTATGTGGGCAAGGCGGCGCGTCTGCGCGACCGGGGGAGGGCCTATTGCGCCGACAGCGCTGACCATCCCCCCAAAATCCGCCGCATGCTCGCCCGCGCCGCCGACCTGGAGGTCATCCTCACCCACTCGGAGAGCGAAGCGCTCCTTTTGGAAAACACCCTCATCAAGCGCCATCGCCCTCCCTACAATACCCGCCTGCGGGACGACAAAACCTACCCCTACATCCGCATTGACCTGCAGGAGGATTTCCCCCTCGTCTACTTCACCCGCAAGGTGCATGCGGACGGGGCCCTGTACTTCGGCCCCTACGCCTCGGCGGGCTCGGTGCGCCGCACCTTAGACCTCCTGAAACGCCTGTTCCCCTACCGCTCCTGCACCAAGACCATCACCGGCACAGACCCCCGCCCCTGCCTGGAATACTTCATCCACCGGTGTGCCGCCCCCTGCACAGGCTACATCTCCCGCGAGGGGTATCGGGAGATCATCCAACAGGTCATCCAGTTCCTGCAGGGCAAGGCGGAAGAGGTCCTGCGCAGGCTCCATCAGCAGATGCGGGAGGCCGCCGAGAGGTGGGACTTTGAACGGGCCGCCGGCCTGCGCGACCAGATTCGCGCCATCCAACAGGTGCTGGAAGAGCAGAAGGTCGTCTCCTTGAAGCGGGAGGATATGGACATCATCGCCCTGGCTCACGAGCACGCCCAGGCCCGCGCCGAGGTGTTCTTCATCCGCCAAGGCAAACTGGTGGAGCGCGACCACTTCTCCCTAGAAGGCACTCAGGACGAGCCCCCCGCCCAGGTGCTGGCCCACTTCCTTCTCCAGTTTTACCAGGCCGCTACCTTTATCCCACCCCTTGTGGTCGTCCCCTGCCTGCCCCAGGACGCCAACCTTATCGCCCAAACCCTGACCGCCAAGCGCGGCGCACCCGTGCGCCTGATGGTGCCCAAGCGGGGAGCCAAAAAGCGCCTATTGGACATGGCCACGGAGAATGCCCAGGAGGGGTTACGCTTGCAGCAAGCCCGCGCCCTGGCCGACCAAGACGCCTTGCAAAAGGCCCTGGCCGAGGTGCAGGAGGCCCTCAACCTCCCCCGCCTCCCCGTCCGCATCGAATGCTACGACATCTCCAACATCCGGGGCACGGATGCCGTGGGGAGCATGGTAGTGTTCGTGCATGGGAAGCCCCACCGCGCCCACTACCGCCGCTTCAAAGTGCGCACCGTCCAGGGGATAGACGACTACGCCATGCTCCGGGAAGTTCTGCGCCGGCGTTTCACCCGCCTGGCCGAGGCCTACCGCAAAGCCCCCCACCTGTTCGCCCCAGGCAACACACCCCCCGACCAGGAGGCGTGGGGCATCGTCCCCGACCTGGTGGTGGTGGACGGAGGCAAAGGGCACCTCTCGGTGGCCCAAGAGGTGTTCCTGGCATTGGGCCTATCCACCGACTTCATCCCCCTCGCCGCCCTGGCAAAAGAGCGGGAGGAACTGTTTGTGCCCCACGCCCCCGAGCCCATCCTTCTGCCCCGCGGCTCCCAAGGGCTTTTCTTGGTGCAGCGCCTGCGGGACGAAGCCCACCGCTTCGCCGTCTCCTACCATCAGCGTCTGCGCTCCAAACGGCAGACCAGCTCCGTCTTGGACACCGTGCCGGGCATCGGCCCCAAGCGCAAGCGCCTCCTCTTGCGCACCTTCGGCTCCCTCAAAGCCATCAAAGATGCCCCGGTGGAGCGCATCGCCGCCCTGCCCGGGATGACATGGGCTTTGGCCCAACGTCTCAAGGAGTCCCTGTAG
- a CDS encoding cytidylate kinase-like family protein, giving the protein MPVITINGEYGSGAPEVGVEVARTLGMDYVDRLVLAEASRRIRVPVAALAQREERSPTLGERAARLLQRVLERSALAGGDPYFGASMDALLLQPYPEGTHEPAQEMDDRRFVEAISQAIRTLAQSDNIVVVGRASNLVLQDHPRALHIGLVAPYERRLAVIMEREHLDRPRAERHIAQVERARDVYYRRFFKTDPSTPHQYHLVLNTGLLTFHQAADFIVHLARLYWPPATP; this is encoded by the coding sequence ATGCCGGTCATCACCATCAACGGCGAGTATGGAAGCGGTGCCCCCGAGGTGGGCGTGGAGGTCGCCCGCACCCTGGGAATGGACTATGTGGACCGCCTGGTGCTGGCCGAAGCCAGCCGGCGCATACGGGTGCCGGTGGCAGCCCTGGCCCAGCGGGAGGAGCGCTCCCCCACCCTAGGCGAACGGGCCGCCCGCCTACTCCAGCGCGTCCTGGAGCGCAGCGCCCTGGCCGGAGGCGACCCCTACTTCGGGGCCAGCATGGACGCCCTGCTGTTACAACCCTACCCCGAGGGCACCCACGAACCCGCCCAAGAGATGGACGACCGTCGCTTCGTGGAGGCCATCAGCCAAGCCATACGCACCCTGGCCCAGAGCGACAACATCGTGGTGGTAGGTCGAGCCTCTAACCTGGTGCTCCAGGATCACCCCCGCGCCCTCCATATCGGCCTGGTCGCCCCCTATGAACGACGCCTGGCGGTCATTATGGAGCGGGAGCATCTGGACAGGCCTCGCGCCGAACGCCATATCGCTCAGGTGGAACGGGCCCGGGATGTTTACTACCGGCGCTTTTTCAAAACCGACCCCAGCACACCCCATCAGTACCACTTGGTGCTTAACACGGGGTTGCTCACTTTCCACCAAGCGGCCGATTTCATTGTCCACCTGGCCAGACTCTACTGGCCCCCAGCCACACCCTAA
- a CDS encoding RpiB/LacA/LacB family sugar-phosphate isomerase, whose translation MRIAIGSDEATPLTTWVLEHLRRLGHQVVPFGALREGDNPNWPVVAQRVGEAVASGECQQGILFCWTGTGVCMAANKVPGVRAALCPDAPTAAGARKWNDANVLCMSLRLTTPAVAQEILDAWFTAQPDPSEEANITWLKERDTLSARLGR comes from the coding sequence ATGCGCATCGCCATCGGCAGCGACGAGGCTACCCCCCTGACCACCTGGGTGCTGGAGCACCTGCGCCGGCTGGGGCACCAGGTCGTCCCCTTCGGCGCCCTGCGGGAGGGGGACAACCCCAACTGGCCCGTCGTGGCCCAGAGGGTGGGGGAGGCGGTGGCCTCGGGAGAGTGCCAGCAGGGCATCCTGTTCTGCTGGACGGGCACAGGGGTCTGCATGGCGGCCAACAAAGTCCCTGGGGTGCGGGCCGCCCTCTGCCCCGACGCCCCCACCGCCGCCGGCGCCCGCAAATGGAACGACGCCAATGTGCTGTGCATGAGCCTGCGCCTCACCACCCCCGCCGTGGCGCAAGAGATACTGGACGCCTGGTTCACAGCCCAACCCGACCCTTCGGAAGAGGCCAACATCACTTGGCTGAAGGAGAGGGATACACTTTCTGCCCGCCTGGGGCGGTAG
- a CDS encoding phage tail protein, which yields MAKARIAILVISLVALLGGLALQGYAFVRTRTGQSPPVVGVVPEGEAGPLGLQGRMAVVLYDPDGQVVARHEARNIITDIGKAAFLAEAFGPFWTPASIPGDNLSLTVLEVGDCGADGVCNPPTASDTALERAVRFVSRLYTPAVDVASTSVTMVFRIGTTTADEVYREAGLRDANRTLLFNRVTFPPVHKPAGSSVEFFLTFILP from the coding sequence ATGGCAAAAGCGAGAATAGCCATCCTGGTGATCAGCCTCGTGGCCTTGTTGGGGGGTCTCGCCCTGCAAGGCTATGCCTTCGTCCGCACCCGCACGGGACAGTCGCCCCCTGTGGTTGGGGTGGTGCCCGAAGGGGAGGCGGGCCCCCTCGGCCTGCAGGGGCGCATGGCCGTGGTCCTCTACGACCCCGACGGACAGGTGGTGGCCCGCCACGAGGCCCGCAACATTATCACCGACATCGGTAAGGCTGCCTTCCTTGCCGAAGCCTTCGGCCCCTTCTGGACCCCCGCTAGCATCCCTGGCGACAACCTAAGCCTGACAGTGCTGGAGGTGGGCGACTGTGGCGCTGACGGGGTGTGCAACCCGCCCACCGCCTCGGACACGGCACTGGAGCGGGCCGTCCGCTTCGTGTCTCGCCTTTATACCCCTGCCGTGGATGTCGCCAGCACTAGCGTGACGATGGTTTTCCGCATCGGTACCACCACTGCCGATGAGGTCTATCGTGAGGCGGGCCTGCGGGACGCCAACCGCACTCTCCTGTTCAACCGCGTGACCTTCCCGCCGGTACACAAGCCTGCCGGTTCCAGTGTGGAGTTCTTCCTCACCTTTATCCTGCCCTAA
- the xerD gene encoding site-specific tyrosine recombinase XerD, whose protein sequence is MKEQIDAFLEHLAVERGASPHTIAAYRNDLHQLLEFLTTQERISRWDQVDLGVLTRFVLWLLEKRYTNTTLARRVAAVKSLLHFLVREGVLASNPAEDLGSPKAGRHLPKALSEEEVERLLQATGKEQTPEALRDRAMLELLYATGMRVSELTGLDLRDINLREGTVRCRGKGNKERVIPIHSVAEEALRAYLERGRPRLVPDLREQALFVNQRGERLTRQGFWLILKGYARKAGITSPVTPHTLRHSFATHLLRGGAPLRHVQELLGHASIATTQIYTYLTNQHLQEAYDKAHPRAR, encoded by the coding sequence GTGAAAGAGCAGATAGACGCCTTCCTGGAACACCTGGCCGTGGAGCGGGGGGCATCCCCTCACACCATTGCCGCCTATCGTAACGATTTGCACCAACTCCTGGAGTTCCTGACCACCCAGGAGCGCATCAGCCGATGGGATCAGGTTGACCTGGGGGTTTTGACCCGCTTCGTGCTGTGGCTTCTAGAGAAGCGCTACACCAACACCACCCTGGCCCGCCGGGTGGCGGCGGTCAAGTCCCTCCTCCACTTCTTGGTGCGGGAAGGGGTGCTGGCCAGCAACCCCGCCGAAGACCTGGGCTCCCCCAAAGCGGGACGCCACCTCCCCAAAGCCCTTTCCGAGGAAGAGGTGGAACGGCTCCTGCAAGCGACGGGGAAGGAGCAGACCCCCGAAGCCCTGCGCGACCGGGCTATGCTGGAACTCCTGTACGCTACGGGGATGCGGGTGAGCGAGTTAACCGGGTTGGATCTGCGGGATATTAACCTGCGGGAAGGGACAGTGCGGTGCCGGGGCAAGGGGAACAAGGAGCGGGTCATCCCCATCCACTCAGTGGCAGAGGAGGCCCTGAGGGCTTACCTGGAGCGGGGACGCCCCCGCCTTGTCCCCGATTTGCGGGAGCAGGCCCTGTTCGTCAACCAACGGGGGGAGCGCCTTACCCGCCAGGGCTTCTGGCTGATTTTGAAGGGGTATGCCCGCAAGGCGGGCATCACCTCCCCTGTTACCCCCCACACCCTGCGCCACAGTTTCGCCACCCACCTGCTCCGAGGCGGGGCACCCCTGCGCCACGTGCAGGAACTGTTGGGCCACGCCAGCATCGCCACCACCCAGATCTACACCTACCTCACCAACCAGCACCTTCAAGAGGCCTACGACAAGGCCCACCCCCGCGCCCGCTAG
- a CDS encoding ABC transporter permease, with protein sequence MRQAEATVGLQTVWKRRMPWWAEVLVRLVRTKPLGLVGAIILLIMTFAAIFAEFITPYGYAEAILTDRFAGYSRAHWLGADQLGRDVFTRIVYGARISLAIGFVAVVIASLVSLLIGVPSAYFGGRTDIILQRLVDAWMAFPGLLILLTVLSLTGPGLVQITVVLGISSGIANSRVIRGVALSIKENQYIEAARAIGATPLRIMLAHVVPNTMATVIVLATIGLGTIILTEASLSFLGYGVPPPRPTWGGMLSLEGLRYMYEAPWMAIWPGVALSLAVFAFNMFGDALRDLLDPRLRGAG encoded by the coding sequence ATGCGTCAGGCCGAGGCGACGGTTGGTCTGCAAACCGTGTGGAAGCGCCGCATGCCCTGGTGGGCTGAGGTGCTGGTGCGCCTGGTGCGCACCAAACCCCTGGGGCTGGTGGGGGCCATTATCCTCCTTATCATGACCTTCGCGGCCATCTTCGCAGAATTCATTACCCCCTACGGCTACGCTGAGGCTATCTTGACCGACCGCTTCGCCGGCTATAGCAGGGCCCACTGGTTGGGAGCCGACCAGCTAGGACGCGATGTGTTTACCCGCATTGTCTATGGGGCACGCATCTCCCTGGCCATCGGCTTTGTGGCTGTTGTGATCGCTTCGCTGGTCTCCCTCCTCATCGGTGTCCCCTCCGCCTACTTCGGCGGACGCACCGATATCATCCTTCAACGGCTCGTGGACGCCTGGATGGCCTTCCCGGGCCTGCTGATTTTGCTCACCGTGTTGTCTCTTACGGGGCCGGGGCTGGTGCAGATCACCGTGGTGCTGGGCATCTCCTCGGGCATCGCCAACTCCCGCGTGATTCGGGGTGTCGCCCTCTCCATCAAGGAGAACCAGTACATTGAAGCCGCCCGCGCCATAGGAGCCACACCCTTGCGCATTATGCTGGCCCATGTGGTGCCCAACACCATGGCCACGGTCATCGTGTTGGCTACTATCGGCCTGGGCACCATCATTCTCACCGAGGCGAGCCTCTCCTTCCTGGGGTATGGGGTGCCACCCCCGCGGCCCACCTGGGGCGGTATGCTCAGCCTGGAGGGCCTGCGCTACATGTATGAAGCCCCCTGGATGGCCATTTGGCCAGGCGTGGCCCTCTCCCTGGCCGTGTTCGCCTTCAATATGTTCGGGGACGCTTTGCGGGACCTCCTGGACCCCCGTCTGCGCGGGGCGGGGTAG
- a CDS encoding ABC transporter permease, which translates to MRQYILRRMFYVVPTLFVVTIVVFLMLRFLPGDVVHQMLEGYAYAPTVEALRKELGLDRPILVQYATWISDIFRGDLGHSLWTKQPIVQEFARRFPVTLELAILTIIVSVVIGVGVGVISAIRQDSWADYLGRIFAIAMLAIPFFWLAVLVVVLPSIYLRWTPVWTYVSFTENPLENLKIMAIPALVFGLTRAGPVMRIMRSAMLEVMRQDYIRTAWAKGLSEQVIITRHALKNALIPVVSIIGIQMPFLIGGSVIIESIFRLPGVGQFFFEALIRRDYPVVQGINLILATFVILLNLAVDISYAYLDPRIRYR; encoded by the coding sequence ATGCGCCAATACATCCTGCGCCGGATGTTTTATGTTGTTCCCACCCTTTTTGTGGTAACCATCGTCGTCTTCTTGATGCTTCGCTTCCTGCCTGGGGATGTGGTGCACCAAATGCTGGAGGGGTATGCGTATGCCCCCACAGTGGAGGCCCTGCGCAAAGAGCTTGGCCTGGACCGGCCTATCCTGGTCCAGTATGCTACCTGGATTAGTGACATCTTCCGAGGCGACTTGGGCCATTCCCTCTGGACGAAACAGCCCATCGTGCAGGAGTTTGCCCGCCGCTTCCCCGTTACCCTGGAACTGGCTATCCTGACCATAATCGTTTCGGTGGTCATCGGGGTTGGGGTGGGGGTGATTTCCGCTATTCGCCAGGACTCCTGGGCCGACTACCTGGGGCGCATCTTCGCCATCGCTATGCTGGCTATCCCCTTCTTTTGGCTGGCGGTGCTGGTGGTGGTGCTCCCCTCCATCTACCTGCGGTGGACACCCGTGTGGACCTATGTTTCCTTCACCGAGAATCCCCTGGAGAACTTGAAGATCATGGCCATCCCCGCCCTGGTGTTCGGGCTGACGCGGGCCGGCCCGGTCATGCGCATTATGCGCTCCGCCATGCTGGAGGTGATGCGCCAGGACTATATCCGCACCGCCTGGGCCAAGGGCCTGTCGGAGCAGGTGATCATTACCCGCCACGCCCTCAAGAACGCCCTTATCCCCGTGGTGAGCATCATCGGCATCCAGATGCCCTTCCTCATTGGGGGCTCGGTGATCATTGAGTCCATCTTTCGCCTGCCGGGGGTAGGACAGTTCTTCTTTGAAGCCCTCATTCGGCGGGACTACCCGGTGGTGCAGGGCATCAACCTCATTCTGGCCACCTTCGTTATCCTGCTCAACCTGGCAGTGGATATCAGTTACGCCTACCTGGACCCGCGCATCCGCTATCGTTAG
- a CDS encoding ABC transporter substrate-binding protein: MDIHAFISSPTQAHGSYVYNGLLRFPYPHEQKFPADYTIYPDLAERWEFSPDGKTLTLYLRKGVRWHNRPPVNARLLDAEDVKYSLERFAARSIFRYRAEPIDAIEVVDASTLRLRLKAPHAPLLHNLADPSFMYILPKEGGTFRDFNTVETTIGTGPFTLETYTRGVQLVYKNNPAFYVEGSPYLEQVVWEVVADPATRLALLRAGRVDTVGYRGFITEEEARPLAKVRPDIPQTKYLRVDMGHIYMRTDRPPFNDIRVRRAVSLAINRQAWLATLHEGEGCIDNGPVPCALQAWKLDISREDPARLKYYIGYDPAEARRLLTEAGYPQGLAVTLNYAPVFYGPIWESRYALTQQDLEGAGFRIIPNPQDLGLYVSTTFVGRYEHMAIGPVTPFGEVDDWLYGFYYPGQANNRSHVDDPHLTPLLVAQRQALDPAERRRIVLEIQRYLLDKAYYIYLPIGYSYSVHAPRVRNFVQHDSHGTGKILQWTWVEGP; this comes from the coding sequence CTGGACATCCACGCCTTCATCAGTTCCCCCACCCAAGCCCACGGGAGTTATGTCTACAACGGCCTCCTGCGCTTCCCCTACCCCCACGAACAGAAGTTCCCCGCCGACTACACCATCTACCCCGATTTGGCCGAGCGCTGGGAGTTCTCCCCCGACGGTAAAACCCTCACCCTGTACCTGCGTAAAGGCGTCCGATGGCACAACAGACCCCCCGTCAACGCCCGCCTTCTGGATGCCGAGGATGTCAAGTACTCTTTGGAGCGCTTCGCCGCCCGCTCCATCTTCCGTTACCGCGCCGAACCCATCGACGCCATCGAGGTAGTGGACGCCTCCACCCTGCGCCTGCGCCTGAAGGCCCCCCACGCCCCTCTCCTGCACAACCTGGCCGACCCCTCCTTCATGTATATCCTGCCCAAAGAGGGGGGCACCTTCCGCGACTTCAACACCGTTGAGACCACCATCGGCACCGGCCCCTTCACCCTGGAGACCTACACCCGCGGTGTCCAACTGGTCTACAAGAACAACCCCGCCTTCTACGTGGAGGGCTCCCCCTATCTGGAGCAGGTGGTGTGGGAGGTGGTGGCCGACCCCGCCACCCGCCTGGCCCTTTTGCGGGCGGGGCGTGTGGACACCGTTGGCTACCGGGGCTTCATCACCGAAGAGGAGGCCCGCCCCTTAGCGAAAGTCCGTCCCGACATCCCCCAAACCAAATACCTGCGGGTGGATATGGGACACATCTACATGCGTACCGACCGCCCCCCCTTCAACGACATTCGGGTGCGGCGGGCGGTGTCGCTGGCCATCAACCGCCAGGCGTGGCTGGCCACCCTCCACGAAGGGGAAGGGTGCATAGACAACGGGCCTGTCCCCTGCGCCCTGCAAGCCTGGAAACTGGACATCAGCCGAGAGGACCCCGCCCGCCTGAAGTATTACATCGGTTACGACCCCGCCGAGGCCCGCCGCCTCCTGACCGAGGCGGGTTACCCCCAGGGCCTTGCCGTTACCCTGAACTATGCCCCCGTGTTCTATGGGCCCATCTGGGAATCCCGTTATGCCCTTACCCAGCAGGATCTGGAGGGGGCGGGCTTTCGCATCATCCCCAACCCCCAAGACCTGGGCCTTTATGTGTCCACCACCTTTGTGGGACGCTATGAGCACATGGCCATCGGCCCTGTAACCCCCTTCGGCGAGGTGGACGACTGGCTCTACGGCTTCTACTACCCTGGCCAAGCTAACAACCGCTCCCACGTGGATGACCCCCATTTGACCCCCCTCCTGGTAGCCCAGCGCCAGGCACTGGACCCTGCCGAGCGCCGCCGTATCGTCTTGGAGATACAGCGCTACCTGCTGGACAAGGCCTACTACATTTACTTGCCCATCGGCTACTCCTATAGCGTCCACGCCCCCCGGGTGCGCAACTTCGTCCAGCACGACTCCCACGGCACAGGCAAAATTCTGCAGTGGACCTGGGTAGAGGGGCCATAA